DNA sequence from the Vanrija pseudolonga chromosome 7, complete sequence genome:
GTACAGTTGCGGGCAAGACCCGCCCGGGGCGGCAAAGGTGCCGAGAGCGCTGATGGACGGCGATGTGGTGGTCTAGACTCTCGGTGCCCCGAGAACCCCCTACCGGACGTGGACATCGGTGGCACGTTTACGGAGCATGGCCTGCATGCAGTACTGAATCAAACATCTATACACAGGCGCTCAGCGGCGCTGTGTAAGCACCACTGCCAGGGTGTGCCTACTCAAAGTCGACGACCCTGGTGATCGCCACCATGTCGTCCCGGCCCTCCAGATCAAACCAACTACAGCGGACACGATGGTTCCGACAGGACAAGCAGCGCATCCACTCGAGGTCCAGGTGACCGTCCGCGATAGGCACTTTGGCAACTACACAGTCGTCTCCCTGGTCGTTGCAATGCGTACACGGTACGCGCACGCGGTACATGAACCGCGGGACCTCGATACTGTTCGCTGTGGGACGCTTCCCGTGGAGCAGCGCGACAATGCTCGCCGTGATAACCTCCACGCGGTCGAGAaccgccaccgcccgcgGGGGCACGAGGAGCTGTGCCATACCCGTCCCCAATTCAAAACTGTAGCCCATCTGCGAGGGGTCTGGCGCCACGACGTAccccacctcgtcgtgctgcaGCGCCCTGTCGAACCGGTTGCCGAGGCACCGGAAGTCAAAcacaaagtcgtcgtcgtcttcatcgTTGGTTGGGGCCGTTTGGGCGGGTGAacccggctcgtcgtcgtcgccgggcTCCACTGGCTCGGACTTGACCtggacgtcgtcgttggccaGCTCGTCTTCTTCCGCCTCGAGGGGCACGTAcacgacctgctcgtcgacgagttcgtcgtcctcgtcgtcgcccaaTTGGttctcctccacctccttcttctccggCTCTCCTCCTTCGTTGTCATCCGCCCCCACATCCGGCGGCGGTCCACCCGAGTCGTCACCCTGCCCCGAGGACCCCTCTGCAGCCGACCCATCGTCGCTGTCGGGCACATTGCCGCTCGTCGAAGCATGGTGATCCTGCGAGGTGCCcgcttcctcctcgttgtCCTGGGCGTCCTGGCCCTCTTGAacgccgtcggcctcctcgccgtccgtgtcgtcttCGTCTTCCACCTCAGGTCCGATCCACGCATCAGGACAGTCTGGCACAATCTTGTCGATCCAGTCCTTCCGAGTCGACTCGAACGCCTTGAGCTCAAGTCGAGCAACGCGTCGCTCCTTGGCACGCGACTTCTCGCTCTTCTTCAACAAGTCGTCCACGATCTTCTCGGCCACTTGGTCCTTGGCGCTCCTGGTGAATCTACACGTCGAGCGTTTTGATTTGGATGAGGTGTCGCAGCCAGTGCAATACTGATgcccctcgacgacgcaaGGAAGTGCCTCATCGCGGCAAGAGACGCACTTGGCCGTCTCGGGAACGACCATGACATTCTCCTTCATAAGGGAGAGGAGCTGCGATTGGGTTTAGTGAAGCGCCATGGGACTGACTTACCAGTCGCGCCACGAGCAGCTGATTTTTGAGCTTGAACTGCGATACGAAGAAATCGCCTCCAACTCGCTGCAGCCCAACCTCGTCAACATAGGCATGAAGCTtgggccgagctggagtAAGTGCCGACGGAGCAGAGCTGGCTCCGGCTGCTTGAGAGGCGTCGTGTGCGTTAGTGGTTGGGACCGATGGCGCCGGCtgtgcaggcggcgcaggttGCGCTGATCGGGCCTTCTTccccttggccttcttcgcgCCCGCCATTGTGGTGGCTGGACTAGGTGGAGCTGGGCGAGTTGTGTGAGGTATGAAACAGGTGTAGGTAGGCGAATCCAGACGCTTTATGTATCCCCACGACGAGGGGGCGAGGCCCTCCGGGGGCGAAGTGACAAGGGCCGGCGTGGTGCGGACCCCGACGTTAGAAATGTGTTTCAATGATCCGGGGGCAATGGacaggaggaggcgggggacCGGCGACGATCAGACTGGTTGGTGCCTACCGACGGTCGCGTGTGGTGCGCAGCAACTCATGGCTTCATGGTAGCTCAAACGTGTTTGGTGCACTCACCCCCAGGCCGGGGCAAGGACAATACAGCCGTGCCGGGGATCTGTGTGGCGATCAGAAGGTACAAAGCGAATGACTCCGGTGCCACGCCATCCAGGGAGGGGCGGTGGATCCTCAGAGTTGATGTGTGCATTGTTGGCATGGCTTGTGCGCCGTGCGTGGCGTGTGCCGGCCACCCAGCGCCGTGTGTACATTCTACACGCGGCGGTGTCACGAAGCTCGCAAACCCGTGGCGGATGATCCTCGGCGAtgtgccgtgccgccggTGGTTGAGCGTGGAGTGAGAGATGTAGAGGGGGAAGAAAGTCGAGCGACGTGCGAGGTATGCCTTCTTATAAGTAGGTCGCGACAGCAGCATCGCGCGGCTCGATGCTTCGCCGGCCTTGCGCCAGTGCCCCCCGCTGCCCCCCGCTGAACTCTTGGCGTTCCATCCAGCGAGAGACCCCTCCCAAAGCGTTTGACCCATGCCCGAACAGTGAAagttgtggtggtggtgactgcCACTCAGGTCTGGATGGCCATCCCGCGCCATTGGATGGGGTGGAGACACCCAAAGGTTTGGCACATTCCCCTGCCAAGAGACGTTCCCACACACCCGAGGTTGGGAACTGTAGCCAAGTCGACGCGACCGCCAACCGACAACGGCGCTAGTCTTATTCCTGTAGGTATGCATATGTAGAGTCCTTCTTGTTACATCATTTCTCATGTTCAGTTCAGGAGAAAGGCTATCTCCCCGGCCCGTCGGTCCCGTCCGCCGCGATTAGATGCGGAAGACTTGGCGGTTCTTCTCGAGTGAGTCGGCCGACGCCTGGCGGAAGTCGTCCTTGATGGTGCCGAAGAATCCGGCGAAGAACTGGATGAGGACCGGGTTGGCTGGGTTCCAGCGAGGCCAGACTTCGCGGACCTTGGAGTTGCCGTTGGTGCCGCCCGAGGCGTTGTTGGGGTCGAGGTTGTACACAAAGTTTGCAAAGTAGTTGCGGATGTTCTTAGAGGCGTAGTTGGGGAGGATGCCAAACCAGACCTGGACAATGTCCGAGGCGTGGAacgtgccgacgacggggatGCCAAAGTCGTAGGACGCAAGGTACGACCAGCTTGGGGTGTTGGGCTTGACCGCGCTGGCGGTCTTGAGGTGGACGCGGCGGGTGATGGTGAAGACcatgtcgccgaggatggcaGCGATACGCTTGTAGCCGAAGTAGACCTCGTTGAAGATCCAGGTCCTGAAGGGTGAGCCGGCCGTGAGGTCGTTGGGGTACGTGTTGACGTGGCCGCGGATCTGGTCAGGGGTGGCCTGGTCGAAGTAGAGGCTGCTCAGGTAGCCGACGATGCCCTCGGTCGAGCCAGAGATGGAAGCCTGCTGAAGGGAGAAGATggtgccctcgtcctcctggtCGCCGATGATGAAGGGGATATCGGCATACTTGCCGGCATAGAGGAGGTCGTCGGTGGATGCCGTGAGCCACTTGCCATCGGGGCGGGGCAGGTAGGCCAGGGCAACCGAGTTGAAGCCGAGCGACGTGGGGAGCGAGTTGAAAGTGTCGTAGAGCTTCTGGTAGGGAAGCGCGCGGAGGCAGGCGAACGTGTCAGGGGTGCCGGCGCATCCGCCGCGCGAAACGACCGTGTCGTAGACGTCCTGAGCCTTcttcgaggtcgagctctGGGCGGGGACGATGGAGCCCGAGCTCATGATGCCGCCGCGGAAGAGAGCCTTGCCCTTGTAGATGTTGTTGCCGTCCAGCAGGGAGGCCTGGTGCCAGACCGAGATGGAACCAGCCGACTCGCCCCAGAGGGTGACCTTGTCCGGGTCGCCGCCAAACGCACCAATGTTGTCGGCGACCCACTCGAGAGCGGCGCGCTGGTCCTGCAGACCGAGGTTGGTAGCACCGGCAGCAGTGGCCTCCTTGCCGTGAAGGAAGCCCCATCCACCAACACGGTAgttgatgacgacgaggatgtaGGGCTTTCCGTTTGTTGTCGCCTCGCTGACCAGGGATCCGCCGTCGTACATTGAGTTCCAGCCAAAGGTGAACGAGCCGCCGTAGATCCAGAAGAGGACCGGCAGCTTCGAATTGGGGTTGGTGCCCTTGGGACGGTAGATGGCGAGGTTGAGGCAGTCCTCCTTCTGGTTGAGGGCAACCTTGAGGAAGGGGGTGTTGGTGAGAGCGTTGACGATCATGCCGAAGAAGTCACCTCCGGGCTTGGTGGTGCCGATGAACTGGGGGCATGACGCCGCGTAGACGGTGGCGTCAAAGTTGTTGAACGGCGTCGTGTACTTGACTGGTGGGGCGAGA
Encoded proteins:
- the ARB_02369_4 gene encoding putative secreted lipase, which gives rise to MVYIASLLLGLAASALAAPTPNPGPEPDLAELEAHVANITKRFNELPHVQYQEMAARGIFPGVTVAAPAGTFNGASRPDIEAFTGIPFAQAPRLAPPVKYTTPFNNFDATVYAASCPQFIGTTKPGGDFFGMIVNALTNTPFLKVALNQKEDCLNLAIYRPKGTNPNSKLPVLFWIYGGSFTFGWNSMYDGGSLVSEATTNGKPYILVVINYRVGGWGFLHGKEATAAGATNLGLQDQRAALEWVADNIGAFGGDPDKVTLWGESAGSISVWHQASLLDGNNIYKGKALFRGGIMSSGSIVPAQSSTSKKAQDVYDTVVSRGGCAGTPDTFACLRALPYQKLYDTFNSLPTSLGFNSVALAYLPRPDGKWLTASTDDLLYAGKYADIPFIIGDQEDEGTIFSLQQASISGSTEGIVGYLSSLYFDQATPDQIRGHVNTYPNDLTAGSPFRTWIFNEVYFGYKRIAAILGDMVFTITRRVHLKTASAVKPNTPSWSYLASYDFGIPVVGTFHASDIVQVWFGILPNYASKNIRNYFANFVYNLDPNNASGGTNGNSKVREVWPRWNPANPVLIQFFAGFFGTIKDDFRQASADSLEKNRQVFRI